The DNA region gttatagataatttaaatatggCGAGATTTTTTGCATTAATGAATTATCTTGTTCTCCAAAggttaattgattaattactGAAATTTTGGTCtttaatttaaacatattGAAGCAATAAttctgtattttattattatttattcattttttctattctttttctttttaccaaaTCCTCAATATGTAACGCCGATAAAATCATCTTGTgtcaaacaaaaatattaaaaagcttatcttaatataattgcattatcaatgtataattaatcaattgttAGAAACTGTCTGAAGAgcagttattattgtcaacTATTCaacattaaaacaattttcatatGGATAAAATAACCAATGCATAACAACATCAAAAAACGGAGGATGTGTGTGAGTGTAATATTTGGATGattcatatatttcatatatatgttaagagaaatacataatgataattgatcatattttattagaagagTTGAACGTAAATGTTAACgttatatatcaatttcaatttatcatatattgcagcaaattatatttatttttaaacaatatgaAGTAAATTATGTAGATGTTGTAAATTAATTAgtctttaattattaaaatttttatgttaatagGTACAAAAACGGACATGTGGAAACTCCTGATATCGTCAATAGTGTTGATTGTTATTAGTATTTTAAGAACTAAGGCTGTTTTATTAGCTCCATCCTTTACTCCAATTGTTATATCTGCAAACTATACACAAAATTATAATGCTACTATAAACAGCACCATCGAATATGTATTCTTATATCCTACGAAAAATGTAAAgtatactactattattaacaaaaaaaaaaaaaaatatatcatataattgaTATGATTTCCTTTTTAGAACACATTATTAAAAACTGCACGAATACAAGTGCAAAGTGAAGCTACCTCTGATTTGCCTTTAATTGTAGTTGTTCGGCAAGACAGAGGAATTCTATCTTGGCAGATTCCTCTTATTATTGAAAGTGTAAATTTTGatccattaaaatataataaaaccaGTCGAACATTATGttcaacaaaatattataaaagtgatTATCATGACACAGATGATCaagattttatttctgttaGTATATCTACAGCTAGTCacgtaaatatcttttttaatcttagtGTAACAGAAGAAACAGATTTTAATATAAGGTAATTTGAACTgcatcattatttattagttttagattatttaaaatatcttatagtttacattaatatcatttgtttcacaggctaaatgaaaaaagaagtgtaGAAATTTCTCCTTCAGAacctatatattatagttacatCTTTCCAGAAGAATTTCAAAGTTCATCTGTAATTGTTAGCGTTGAATCAGATAATGATATTTGCATGACATTCTCTGTACAAAATGTATCCGTAAGTTAcgcaattttttaatgaaattcttgttatatatcctaatataattattcatatctatatatattcacacatatttatatattattttttagtgTCCAGTATTTGATTTAGAGCGGAATATTGAATTTTCTGGATATTGGCAAACTATAAGTCAGAAAGGTGGTATCACAGTATCTgtaagtatttcttttttttttttttaagaacacaatgaaaatttttaaataatgcagatattcatatatttcagAAAGAAGCATACCCTTTTGGATTTTTTGTTGTACTTGTAGTTAAAGGAGATGATACAGATTGTAATGGTGTACTCAGCACCAGGTCACttagaagtaaaaatattacattaactATAAATGCCAGTATTACGAAAAAAGATTATGTTGTGGCTTCATGTACAGCAgcatttgtaattattatattttgtggATGTTGTGTAGTAGCTGTGATTGTAGGTAAAATTAGAGAAGGTAAAAAGCTTCGGGAAGAATTGTTAACTGACAGAGACAATGAAATTAGTCAAAATATTCAAAGTCCTTCAACTTTAGAAGAGGTATAAAGTTAGAATTCTATAAagcatttaattttctattattttatattttgttataaacattTGTTTTTAGATTGGTCCTAGTCAATGGGCAACAATTGAAGAAGATTCTTCATTAGATGAAGATGATATTGATATGATGGAAGATGCTCTTTCAGATAAAGAAGTAATACGAACAAAAACTGTGCTCTCAGTTTGTGATCTAGCACGGAAAGAAccaaaaattttaaaacataAATCGCgcttgtatttatattacctAGCAACTGTTGCTATTTTTTATACACTACCTGTTTTACAACTGGTAATAACATATGAACGAGTGCTTCATGCTACTGGAAATCAGGATatgtgttattataatttcttatgtGCACATCCATTGGGATTAATATCTGATTTTAATCACGTTTTTTCAAACTGTGGATATGTTCTGCttggtttattatttatatttttaacgtaTACACGAGAATTAGATGAAtcagataaacaaaaaacaaaatgttatGGAATACCACAGCATTATGGACTTTTCTATGCAATGGGTACTGCACTCATAATGGAAGGTGTTCTTTCAGGAAGTTATCATGTCTGTCCAAGTCGTAGTAATTTTCAGTTtggtaatataatattgacatattataattttaacttttttttataattttgttaagaaaatattattgtatgttTTTATATGGATTTCAGATACTAGTTTTATGTACATAATAGCAGTGTTATgcatgataaaaatttatcaaactcGTCATCCTGACATAAACGCTAGAGCTCCAGTAACCTTCGGAACATTGGCCCTTATTATACTTCTAGGATTAGTTGGAGTCTTAGATGGTTCTACATACTTTTGGGCAATATTTACCACTACGCATTTATTTGCCTGTTTGAATTTAACAGCCCAAATATATTACATGGGACGTTGGAGATGTAACAGAGGCCTTTTTACTAGGGTTTATCAagtatgcttttttttttttttttttttttttttttttttaatattatgttaGTTCCATGTTgacattttaaatttcattatatattttgttttgtagACATTAAAAAACGACGCACGTTATGGAGTAACATATTTATTCCGGCCACTTTATGTTGGAAGATTTGCAATGCTTGTTGTAGCAAATTTGTGTAATATTGGTTTATCAGTATATGGTAATCTATATCATGAGAAAAATTTCGCTACATTTCTATTAGCGATTTTAATGtccaatttaattttatatacattattttatataataatgaaggtaattattaaaaataatttttcaggTCATTAATCCATATTTGTTAAGattacttaattttttttaatataataattatttctttacagTTGTGtcataaagaaagaatcttACTTAAACCATTAATGTACATCATATTAGCAGTCTTATTCTGGGCAGCTGcattatatttcttcataCATAAAACGATATCCTGGAATCTTACTCCCGCCCAATCACGTCTTTTTAATAAGCCTTGCatattattaaactttttcgATTCTCACGATATTTGGCACTTCTTATCGGCATTTGCAATGTTTTTCTCGTTTATGATTTTACTTACCTTAGATGATGATCTTGTTGATGTACATCGAAGTCAAATCCCAGttttttaaagttatataaataaattgagatCATGTAtctaatgtaaaatttatgcAAGTTTAAGACtgcatataatgtatataatataaaagacaaataattaaagatgatataaaatttacatggctattatcttaaaatactactatttttgttatagaaattttttaatcttttcccTACAAATCCTTAACACTAGATTTACCAACCAGTCAAAATGACTGATTTCAACtggttttataaaaatttctattttaattttcatcacATGTTGTCTCAAGGCATTAtgattttttctattacatatatacatatgatcaattttataaattccttttttcttcttctttttcttttttttgagataCATATGAGGCATACCTTAATATACCGGAATAATTGTCAATAGTTCTagtgttaaaaataattatgattgaaCCAATCATATGCCatcaaaaaattatactaTACCTGTATAATTACTATCAACAAGTGAGAATATCACGTGAATGTCTGTACAAAGAATTActtctaataaaattacatacacCAGGTACGCAGAGGCACAAGATTTTCACGAATTAGGATGAAGAACTTGAATCAATGTGATGTTCTTGATCTGGTGTTTCCATTTGCGATAAAGTCCTTTGTAATTCAGCACGTTCGGCAGGATTTAATCTATGCGCAATTTCCAAGACAGCATCTAATCTTACTTCTGGACAAGTTTCGAGAGCTTCTTTGATACGTGTGATAACTGCATCCTTCTTTACACACATAATATTACGTGATATAACGCTATTTTCATTAACAAGCTGTGCCTCCAACCAAGTGGTAGCCGCTTGATCTTGATCCCAAAGATAGGATTCTATAGCTCCTTTATCTTCGATAAACCATCGTCGTAGCATCGCACCAATTTGTCTAACATCGAACTTAGGTTGCATTGACAAAATATCCTTCTTGATATCTTCTTCCAAAAGTCTTCGTCTTAATTTCCAATAAAGCAACGGTCTTGCTTTTTGCCATGGTATTATATCTTGTATTAcgtttttttctaacattcgTTCTGGTGTGTCGTGAAGATCCGCAAAATAGACAGCAACTTGTTGATATATAGGTATcaatgttttttctctcttacgaaTTACCGTTTCGatttctgttctttcttcAATTGAATTTGATGTATTAAGGTTTTCCtagaaaatgtattaattaacagATAAGacgattattaatgaaaattttaattgaagaaataagataatataaaatcatactTTTAACTTTTGAATAACAGGATCTATTCTATGCATAGTCTTGATGAGATCCTtgtttctaaattttatttctacgatACCAGTAGGCTCTAGGACACCACCTCTACTGGTAGTATCAGCAAACATTTCTAAGTATCGTGGATTAATTGTAGTGTCCACTACTGCCCATGCACCACCTCTGAGTTCACCATTTGGTGGaatgtatacaaatatagGTTTTGTGTACTCTCTCAACGCGTCGACGATATACGCACCAAATTTCACAATTTGATCGTACATATCTGTAAAATTTACGCATAATCATTAGATTCTAGCATgacaaagaaacaaagatttattttatatatacctttcATGCCACTGGAAAATCCTCTCCAGTTAGCGAATATAATAAGCGGTAGTTCTTCCCTATTAAAATCTCGAATAGCTTGTGCAGTTTTATAGGCACTATCTGGGAACCATACTTGGCCAGCCTGAGATATTGTCTTAGCTTCCGAATCGAGATTAGCAGGATCAGCAGGAAGATGTAATTCGACGGTTCTTGTTTCGACGGCTATAACGCCACAAGGTATACCACCTAGTCTTGCTCGACCTGTTATTACAGTTTGTGCCCAAGGTTTCATGATTTCCTACATAATTTAACAAATCGTTAATACCATGAATAAAATCTAAAACAATTGGTgagaaagatttataaagaatGAACCGTACCTCCCATGATCCACGATCGAAGAAACCACTTTCCCAGACATTCTGATCGTTAGGTGAGTATCTACCTTCTAACATCCACCTTGGATCATAAGGTGCTTTTGTAGGTACATAAGTAATGTCTCGGTTGATAGAATCGGGGAGAGGTGAAGGTAATATCGGCAAACTTGTACCTTTCGCCCTGGGGAAATAACTCAACCACTTCAAAACTGTGGCCACGCCTTCCAAATCTCTACTATCAACCGCATGAGTAACACCATTATTATGCATAATTTGAATACCTCCTAGTTGATTGTTACTAGCGTATACTTCACGTCCTAGGACGGCGTTCAATGCTCGGTAACCAGTAAGAATGATGTGagaattttcaatttgaattgTTCTCTGACCAAGACGCACCAAATAAGAACCGATACCAATAGCGCGGCACGAAACGATAGAGATAGTGACAATTTCATCGTAAGCTCTGGACGTTTCGCTAGCAATCATACCAGCGTATTTTAAATTCTCTACGCCTATACCATCGTCTTTGCCAATGATGTCCGTAATTTTATAACGAGATTCACCAGCTGGATCTTCGATTAAGGAAGCCTTGACTGAATTAAAAGGTGCTAGACGAGCATAATCATCTGGTGTCAAGTATATATACTTGAATCCCTTTTCGGGTTCACTTTCATCTTCCCAAGCTATTTTGAATAATCCTTTAATTTCTTCAGCTAGGCCAATACGTGCACCTGCATTAGCAGCAAAATAAATACGTGGAATACCAAGTTGTCTTGCTCTTTCTGAGGCTCTGTAAAATAGAAAGTCCTCCTTTGGGCCAAACGAGCCGAGGAAATGCGTGAGATCATTGgcaataagtataatatctCGACCAGCAGGAAACTCTGGTGTATAAAGAGTTAATCTCCAAGCTACCATGCCTACATCGTTCTCACCAGGCAAACGCTTTTGTTCAACAAGATTGTCACCATCCAGTACTAGCTCAACGCAATCCATCACTGACGTAGGAATCGTTATGTTTGAATTTGATCTCTCCTCGATATATTTATGCCAAGACTTTTCTACTTGCTGTCGGAATATGTCAGGCAAGTCGTACGCATAAGTTGTACCAGCACTTTGCGCTTGGAATCTCTTGGCTTGAAGATAATCCTTGGTGAGATACGGTGTTGAAATTGGCAAACCGTGCATAGGACCAGGTCTCCAATTGGATAAATTAGCAGTAGGCGGTGGATAAGATTCAAAACGAATGATACCTGTCTTAGGATCTGTCGATTCAGCGTAAAGATGTAAATCTATACTGTAACCGCTGTCATTGGCGATACACAAGCGTATGTTTGACGTCGATTTGCCTGGAGCTGGGCGGATTGTCATTTTGATTTCGGCCTGACGTACACGTAACTTCCATAATCTCGGACCATATCTAAGTACCATACTGGTAACACTTTCCTCTATTCTGGCAGGATCCATTATGACTGTAGGAATGAAATTTAAGAATATATGATTACATTCCGTACGTTTAGCCAGAGGATGCGAAAAGGCTACTTCTAACTCATCCATAGCTTCGAGCAGCACGCGCTCTCCTTCGTTGTGAAGATAGTCGAAGCTTGCTTCCTTCGTAATAAGATCAGAATGACGAATAATAGAGCGTATAAAGAAACGATAGTCTGTAACTTGTTGCCCTTTGGCTACCTTTGCTTGTCCAAGGTACAAGTGCATCTTTTGATTCGACGTAGGCAAAGCCTCCAGATCGTATGTTCTCATTCTATTAAGTTCCAATTGAAAAGCACACCCTGGCTCAAGATGTCGATAAATTCTATCCTCGACAAATCCGTCTCTTTGCCTGAACGTAAAGAATTTCGGAAACTGTTTCCTCTTGAGGGCTGCAAAAGTGGCTCTTCTGATACCACGAGATATTAATTCTTCTTTGCTCGTTGCACACCAGTCGCCAAATAATCTTGCCATAGTAGCGTCGTCTTGATTACTATTCTCTTGAATGGCAATACTTAAAATGTGTACAGGTTCAGCTGGTCTCTCACTTAATTCTGCGGCAGTAGCAGCTTCTGTCGCAGTGCTAAGCGATACATTTATGGATGTACTGTGACGAGATTCGCTACCAATCGCATCTACAGCCTCTAGGACTTTAACAGATACTGAACTCGGCGATGATAGGTCTTCCAATAAGTCCAAGATCTCATCCGAGTATTCACGGAACTGATCGAAGTCTTTGAATGCTGCCATCGCTCCTGTTCTATAATTAACAATTGACTGAGTTTGTCGATTAGGATGATTGTTAGGGAGTAAAAATTGGAAATGTACGAGAGGTATTTCTCCTGATAATTCCAAATGTTGTAAACACGTTAACTCATAACTGATATAAGCTCTACGAACGTAAACTTCCAAAGCGGCATTGCAAACTGCACGATTCGAATGATAGAAGAAATCATGAAGGATATCGAATATAGATGTCTCGGAGAGTATCAGCTTTTGAAGATTTTCTGGATGAAAATCGTGCCCGTACATATCAACGGCTGATAGGAAAATGGATTCCATTTGGTTGTGTCTGAGTTCGTAGGCAGGTTGATGAGCAGCTATCAATACCTGTCTGGCTCTTAACGCAACACGACtgtgttctgttctgttcaaACTAGTCAATTCCGTTAAAGTACTAGCCAATTCGTCAGTGAGACCAGGTTCGTTCGCCCAGAGATGATCTATCAGCATAGTCACTAAGATATTCTTTTTAGTTACTTGGTTATGACTAAAAATCATTGCAGTTACGGTACTTAAATCGTCCTTATATTGTTCTATCAAAGCGGACACACATTTGTCGTAATGTCCTTGTTGAAATTGACACTCAACCATATAATATTGACGAAGAAGTTCGTGTACGGCAGTTTTCATTCGACCACGTATACCATTTCGATATCTCTGCACAAGTTGTACGATCGCTTGAGTAGTTAAGAAAAATACATCTCTATCGGAACGTTTCGAAAGGGTAGCAGCATGTCCATCAATGACAGCTGCGATTTGTTGACTAGGAAATTGTGCAAGAACAGAAGTTATGTTTCTTTCGTACAAagacattaattttcttatcttcttctcaACCGAAGCTGGGATTCTTCCTGATATCGTAGCTATCACTTCTTGAAGTTCAAGCAATGGTAAACTAGGATCGCGTAAGGAGAACATGAATTTTTCGATGAGTTCACGTAAACGAGGCAAATGATATGGATCTGGTAAACAGTAACCAGCTAGTGTATTTTCTAAAGCAGTCCGATATTTGGAATGAAGATGATTTAATTTGTCTGGTATAGCTGGTACCGCTGGCGTTGGAAATTGCCCACTATATTCCTCAGCATTCGTCACTAAAGATGGATCATCGAGTTCTAAATGAGCTATTACAGTACCAGCTTCGAGAATAGCACCTGGTCTTTTCACGTAAAACAATGTACCAGCTTCGCTTGTCgttaccgtcattatcattttcatgaCTTCGATTTCAGCGTAAGCTTGTCCCCTATCGATGTGACCACCATCCTCCAccaaaaaatttatcaatttaccCGCTGATGGTGATCTAAGTAAAGACGGATCGTTATCCTTTTCAAATACACAGGTTTGATTACCTATAGTAATTCTGTAACgatctacttcttctttcatgTACGTCGTGTAACTGGCACCATCCATTGAGAGTAACAAACCACCGTCAGAAAGTCGATgaacttcaatttttttataggaaCTATTTAAAACGAGGAAATAACTATTAGGACCTGATTTAGCTGCTTGAACTTTGTACTTGTAACCATCATTCACTAGTTCTACCTAAAATGttttaatcaaaatgatcgataaatttgtattatatttaaaaaatatattttctaactaaataataactaaataatcaaattgaCTCACATCTACGAGGTTATTTAAATCATTACTGCCTTGTACTTGACCTTTCTCCAAGGCCGTCTGAAATTCAGTGAATGCGGCAGTAATAGTTCTATCAGCAATATGAATGGCACCACACGTGACAGCTAATAGAACGTTTGGCTTATCACTTTTAATACGCTCTGCTATAAGCACATCAAGCCATGATGTGTCGATATTGTTTTGTTGAAAAGCTTCGGTTTCCAATAAAGTTATAAGATATTCTACCGTTGTCCTGAAGTCACCTCTGATGCTCAATTCTTTCAGTGCTATCACCAAATTCTCTCGAGCTTGATAACGATCTTCCCCCCAGGAAAAACAATGACCGAATTGAGAATCTGCGAATTCGTGAAGACCACCTGATGCTCCAACAGAAAAATAACCCCAAACATTCTTCGACGATCTAAAGTTCAATTCTTGTACAGTACCAGAACTTGGCTTGAAACCTAAAGTACATTAACGTAATCCATTAaacatagatataaattatttaatcaattcgCAATTATTCTAATAGGATAATCACCTTCATCAGGATTTTCACTGGTAATTCTAGCAGCTATCACGTGTCCCCAAGGTTGAGGTTTATGACGTAGCTGCTCAAAATCTATTTGACTATCTCCCCAAGGACTCTCACCATAAAGGAGACGTATATCTTTAATATGATGAAGAGGCAATCCCATCGCCACTTGAAGCTGTGCAGCAGGGAGATTAACGTCCGATATCATCTCGGTACATGGATGTTCCACTTGAAGTCTAGGATTCAATTCCAAAAAATAATACCGGCCAGAagtatcatataaatattcaacgGTACCCGCGCTGACATATCCGACCATTTTTGCTAATCTTACAGCAGCCTGTTAAACCGACACGGAAAGTAAACCGATATATAATGTacaagagaagagaattttGTAACTAATGAAACTATTGTGTTTAtactttctccatctcttcgAAGACTTCAGGTTTGGCTATTACCGCTGGTGcctcttctattattttctgatGCCTTCTTTGGATAGAGCAATCACGGCCGAACAACGATATTgcattaccgtaattatcggcTAATAATTGAACCTCTAAATGACGAGCACATTTCGCcattttcatgataaatatCGGTGAACCCGGTATCTCAGCTTGCACTTGTCTACAAAAATTACAAACGtatagttaatatatatatatatatatatatatatatatatatttctttacaaaaaattattattaattatacatcaTCCAATTCACCTAAACAAGGCGGGTAACTCTTCCGCGTTTTCGCATTTTCTAATACCCTTACCGCCGCCACCTTCGCTAGCTTTCACCATAATCGGAAAACCAATTTTATTAGCTGCAGCAAGACATTCCTCGACGGTGGAAACACAACCTTTCTTGAATAATTCGGTCgatatctttatcttcttgCCACTATATTGAGCTTTCAATTCAGATCCCGACCAAGGTAACGTAGGAACGTCTGCTGTTTGAGCGACAATACTGGAAGCTATTTTATCACCTAAAGCCCACATAGCTCTCTCGGATGGACCTGAATGTTATTACataataggaaaaaataaatagatatttttcgtatataataaacatttaaatgattttaaattaaattcataattttccaATAGAAAGAGATCTCGAACATTTTACctataaaagagatattattCTTATGCAGTAACTCTGGTAATTTAGGATTTTCTGATGCGTGACCCCATCCAGCCCAAACAGCTTGCACCTGCGTCCTTGTTGCAATATCCACGATGAGCTCGACGTTTgcataattgttattatttgttccACCAGGTACGGGGACATATTGATCGgccatttttatatattccgCGTTAGCTTTGAGGTCTTCCGGGGTGACCATGACCACGAAACGTACCgctctttcattcttaaaCATCTCGTAAGACCATCGTCGTATCGACCGCATACATTTGACTGCAGCGATTCCATTATTAGCTATTAAAACCtataaataatgagaaattaaataaaatcaaacgaaaattatattcattaatttcataaacCGTTTCGTATTaactgttttattattttttgaatgtTATTCGATTACCTTGTTGATAACCTTGGTGCCGCCAAAGCGATGTACGAATTCTTCGGGTGTCGCAACGGTGAAATCTTTCTCTTGCAATCGGCTTTGTGTCTGAATCATCACCGTACCCTGCGACATGCTGGGcctgcaaaaataaaaacgaaccacgcttttaattaaaactaatCGACTAAGAACGATTtgtattttatgattattttatcataaaaattattgatgtTTCActgtttcattattataatctacaattaattacataaatattttaacataataaatacaac from Vespa velutina chromosome 3, iVesVel2.1, whole genome shotgun sequence includes:
- the LOC124947999 gene encoding acetyl-CoA carboxylase isoform X5, with amino-acid sequence MTEHARDDEPNLREERATPPRRIRHRPSMSQGTVMIQTQSRLQEKDFTVATPEEFVHRFGGTKVINKVLIANNGIAAVKCMRSIRRWSYEMFKNERAVRFVVMVTPEDLKANAEYIKMADQYVPVPGGTNNNNYANVELIVDIATRTQVQAVWAGWGHASENPKLPELLHKNNISFIGPSERAMWALGDKIASSIVAQTADVPTLPWSGSELKAQYSGKKIKISTELFKKGCVSTVEECLAAANKIGFPIMVKASEGGGGKGIRKCENAEELPALFRQVQAEIPGSPIFIMKMAKCARHLEVQLLADNYGNAISLFGRDCSIQRRHQKIIEEAPAVIAKPEVFEEMEKAAVRLAKMVGYVSAGTVEYLYDTSGRYYFLELNPRLQVEHPCTEMISDVNLPAAQLQVAMGLPLHHIKDIRLLYGESPWGDSQIDFEQLRHKPQPWGHVIAARITSENPDEGFKPSSGTVQELNFRSSKNVWGYFSVGASGGLHEFADSQFGHCFSWGEDRYQARENLVIALKELSIRGDFRTTVEYLITLLETEAFQQNNIDTSWLDVLIAERIKSDKPNVLLAVTCGAIHIADRTITAAFTEFQTALEKGQVQGSNDLNNLVDVELVNDGYKYKVQAAKSGPNSYFLVLNSSYKKIEVHRLSDGGLLLSMDGASYTTYMKEEVDRYRITIGNQTCVFEKDNDPSLLRSPSAGKLINFLVEDGGHIDRGQAYAEIEVMKMIMTVTTSEAGTLFYVKRPGAILEAGTVIAHLELDDPSLVTNAEEYSGQFPTPAVPAIPDKLNHLHSKYRTALENTLAGYCLPDPYHLPRLRELIEKFMFSLRDPSLPLLELQEVIATISGRIPASVEKKIRKLMSLYERNITSVLAQFPSQQIAAVIDGHAATLSKRSDRDVFFLTTQAIVQLVQRYRNGIRGRMKTAVHELLRQYYMVECQFQQGHYDKCVSALIEQYKDDLSTVTAMIFSHNQVTKKNILVTMLIDHLWANEPGLTDELASTLTELTSLNRTEHSRVALRARQVLIAAHQPAYELRHNQMESIFLSAVDMYGHDFHPENLQKLILSETSIFDILHDFFYHSNRAVCNAALEVYVRRAYISYELTCLQHLELSGEIPLVHFQFLLPNNHPNRQTQSIVNYRTGAMAAFKDFDQFREYSDEILDLLEDLSSPSSVSVKVLEAVDAIGSESRHSTSINVSLSTATEAATAAELSERPAEPVHILSIAIQENSNQDDATMARLFGDWCATSKEELISRGIRRATFAALKRKQFPKFFTFRQRDGFVEDRIYRHLEPGCAFQLELNRMRTYDLEALPTSNQKMHLYLGQAKVAKGQQVTDYRFFIRSIIRHSDLITKEASFDYLHNEGERVLLEAMDELEVAFSHPLAKRTECNHIFLNFIPTVIMDPARIEESVTSMVLRYGPRLWKLRVRQAEIKMTIRPAPGKSTSNIRLCIANDSGYSIDLHLYAESTDPKTGIIRFESYPPPTANLSNWRPGPMHGLPISTPYLTKDYLQAKRFQAQSAGTTYAYDLPDIFRQQVEKSWHKYIEERSNSNITIPTSVMDCVELVLDGDNLVEQKRLPGENDVGMVAWRLTLYTPEFPAGRDIILIANDLTHFLGSFGPKEDFLFYRASERARQLGIPRIYFAANAGARIGLAEEIKGLFKIAWEDESEPEKGFKYIYLTPDDYARLAPFNSVKASLIEDPAGESRYKITDIIGKDDGIGVENLKYAGMIASETSRAYDEIVTISIVSCRAIGIGSYLVRLGQRTIQIENSHIILTGYRALNAVLGREVYASNNQLGGIQIMHNNGVTHAVDSRDLEGVATVLKWLSYFPRAKGTSLPILPSPLPDSINRDITYVPTKAPYDPRWMLEGRYSPNDQNVWESGFFDRGSWEEIMKPWAQTVITGRARLGGIPCGVIAVETRTVELHLPADPANLDSEAKTISQAGQVWFPDSAYKTAQAIRDFNREELPLIIFANWRGFSSGMKDMYDQIVKFGAYIVDALREYTKPIFVYIPPNGELRGGAWAVVDTTINPRYLEMFADTTSRGGVLEPTGIVEIKFRNKDLIKTMHRIDPVIQKLKENLNTSNSIEERTEIETVIRKREKTLIPIYQQVAVYFADLHDTPERMLEKNVIQDIIPWQKARPLLYWKLRRRLLEEDIKKDILSMQPKFDVRQIGAMLRRWFIEDKGAIESYLWDQDQAATTWLEAQLVNENSVISRNIMCVKKDAVITRIKEALETCPEVRLDAVLEIAHRLNPAERAELQRTLSQMETPDQEHHIDSSSSS